GATTATCAGTGGTCTGCTGATGGTTCTTGTACTTTTTGTCTGCACTAAATTGCTTGGAAAAAAACAGATCTCACAGCTGTCTTTCTTCGAATATGTCACAGGGATCACCATTGGCAGTATTGGAGCAGAAGTCATTACAGGACTGGACGGTCAGTTTCTGCAGGGTGTATAGGTATCTTATCATTTATTTCAATCCCGCTCTTAGTGGATTACCTATCATTGAAAAGCAAAAAGGTTAGAGATCTAGTTGAAGGCGAAGGGACTGTCTTTATCCAGCAGGGAAAAATTATAGAAAAGAATTTAAAGAAGGAAAGATATACGACTGATGAATTAATGGAGCTGTTGAGGAAAAAAGATGTCTTTGCTGTGTCAGACGTCAATTTTGCCATACTTGAACCTTCAGGCGAGTTGAATGTCATGCTTAAGAAATCAAAAATGCCTGTTGTATTGGAGGATCTTAAGAAAAATATTCAGCATGGTAAGCCGCCGGAAGTCATCATTATGGATGGTAAGCCGGTTGAAAAAACGCTTCAATCAATCGGCAGAGATGTTA
This region of Jeotgalibacillus malaysiensis genomic DNA includes:
- a CDS encoding membrane protein; amino-acid sequence: MSDWLLVIISGLLMVLVLFVCTKLLGKKQISQLSFFEYVTGITIGSIGAEVITGLDGQFLQGV